The nucleotide sequence cctgaataagtggaaatccaaaggagcaatatctggtgaatatggagggtggggttaCACATctcagccaagctgcagcaatttttgtctggttcccaaagcatcaagtgctgaaaatgaactttcttatcttccattttaaagggttacagaattaacacaggttataggaacttaaaccttcttccacgaaaagatagcttaaactgtgttctaaatggaggtgtagtcaaatcctattttatggactcaaccatgttctaaaataagtcgaaaggtaagctactataaatcagcatgaactttccggacaacccaatatttatacgaAAAGTTGTATATGCAATTTACATGATATAATCAAAGCATagatttacagctgtttcaactgGTCAATGAATGTTTGATGCAAACAATGCCTATTATGCAGGCTGGTGCAATACTGAAGTAATATTGTAGGCATACATAAAAACAAGGCAAAGTATCAACTTGTGTAGGTTTTCATAGCTTCATGCAGAAGATACATAGCACTCTACTCAGTATATCAAGAGCCCAGCAACAATACTGTCTTGGTATTGCACCTGCTTTCATAACATACATTGTTATATCAACAAGTAATTAACCACTTAAAATAGCTGAAAAATATGACTTGATTACATCGTGTAAATTGTATATGCAacttttcatataaatacattcccTATAATCATTTCTCATTAATAATGTAACTGCAGGCTGCTCAAATAGTGGTTTGTgtaaagaagggcatccagccataaaaaccatgccaaagctgcctggccagctcctgtcaaactgcccaacatatgccagcatggaaggagggtgttaaatgatgatgatgatacttaattttcttaaacaagtatgttgttgacagtaactttgaaatttcaaccagctaagccatcattggGCTCCAGTTTCACTATGGCTTAGCTggttgaaactttgaagtcattgTCAGCAACATTCTTATTTAAGGATAAAGTATAGAGTAAACcaccagattaatgtaaaattgatttataataactgaatatgaaaacaaacattaatatatgtgtacacacacacacagaaaataaggTATCAAAGAACTGGTTCATGAATTCAAATCAACTGCAAATGTTTTACTATGCTTCTGACGAGAATACTTTATTCTACATTATCccagattttgaaaataatggaaaatgttACTAACAATAGACCAGGGAGATATTTATTTGTCACCCACTTAACACCATGAAACAAGAGGAAGGTGGACTGAACAGTTTAAGAGTTGTCTTGGAGACAGGCACAACACAGTGCCATTGGCAGGATATGAACCAACAAATTATTAGCAGTGGGTTTTCAAAGACCCTCACACTTAGAAAgtaattaaattacattttatgaGAAGATTAAAGACATGCACCTTCTGCCCAATGGAGCAACTCACAACTGACACCAATAATGGCAgttcttcataaaaaaaaaagcaaataaaaagctTTACCCTGATGTATTGATCAATCTTTCTCAATGCCatatcagttgaatactggtCGATATTAaaccaaataatattttttgGTGGATCATATTCATTGAAAACATAATTTCGACCACTTTCAGCCATTAGATTTTCTTTGGCAGATTCTATGGTGTATCCAACCAACTCATCAATTAATGTTTCACAATTCTGACACTGTTCTGTTGAGCTTGAATTTGGGTCAATGTAGGTATTACAGCTGGGACATTGTGTTTCTTGAACATACTTAAGAGCCCTTGCAAGGATTTCTTCAACACACCCATAAGTTAGCTTCTCAAGACTTATTTCTTGAGATTCAGACAACTCCGCCAGCTCATCTGTAGACActgaaatattgagaaaaaaattcttttccttaatattttaatcaaataataGGTTTTTAATTTCCTTCAGCAATTTCTCAAGTTAATTCAatgtgttatttctttatttatatggaattatagcaatgtattgagtaccttaagCCATTAATTCAAAGGAATAGCACTAAAGACAGACATCTAAATTATTACggtgtcaagaaagttcttgcggaatttttttattttggttttaaattatgtgatttcaaattaatttttttaaattactttgactttatatatcattttaaagcccattTTTCACTCTATCTAAtagtgtttctctttttctttttgaataattaggccatttttttttccagaacgttgaatacaacatggacaaaaagcaaatttgcacaatttccttattccagttcaagctaggccgaaaagctgctgaaacagctcgcgatatcaatGATGTGTTTGACCCAGGAACCACTAGTgaacatacagcacaatggtggttcaagaaatttcgtagcggtgacaAGAGTCTTGAAGAGGATAAGTGTAGTGGTCGGCCATCAGATGTTGACAATGATCAACCAAGAACCTTAGTCAAAGCCAATCTACGCACAACTGTTTGAGAGCTTGCTTATGAATTAGATGTAACATATATGACAATTTCCAActacttgaaagagattggaaaaacaaaaatacttgagaaatgggtgccgcacgaattgaaTGACAACCAAAAAAAACGCTGATTTGAAGTgtcatcttcccttctttttacACAAGAATGAAGTGTTTCTCGACTGGATTGtcacttgcgatgaaaagtggattctttacgacaaccggtGACACCCAGCTTTTGGATCCAGGTGAAACCATTATGGCAGaaaagtactgtcagcaaatggatgaaatgcataaaaaacttcttttcagatacaaagtctttgatcagatcctcaccaTAACACTacaaacacttcaaa is from Octopus sinensis linkage group LG7, ASM634580v1, whole genome shotgun sequence and encodes:
- the LOC115214106 gene encoding A-kinase anchor protein 14-like isoform X2 translates to MSTDELAELSESQEISLEKLTYGCVEEILARALKYVQETQCPSCNTYIDPNSSSTEQCQNCETLIDELVGYTIESAKENLMAESGRNYVFNEYDPPKNIIWFNIDQYSTDMALRKIDQYIRTWEFHPSWLYCIDYIATEVSEFDNYHKFRVRWSIPTRCKPIPRETVCIYFTFRVSKIKPKNYPVEVSFVIETNQLIHRPGKTRFREKWLKDVIESKIKYSCLNC
- the LOC115214106 gene encoding A-kinase anchor protein 14-like isoform X1 — its product is MEVSTDELAELSESQEISLEKLTYGCVEEILARALKYVQETQCPSCNTYIDPNSSSTEQCQNCETLIDELVGYTIESAKENLMAESGRNYVFNEYDPPKNIIWFNIDQYSTDMALRKIDQYIRTWEFHPSWLYCIDYIATEVSEFDNYHKFRVRWSIPTRCKPIPRETVCIYFTFRVSKIKPKNYPVEVSFVIETNQLIHRPGKTRFREKWLKDVIESKIKYSCLNC